The nucleotide window TTGTCCCAGAAAAGGTATTCCTCGAACATGATCCCATCCTTGTTCCAGTGGCCTATCGTTGCCATCGGGATGCGGTAGGCCTTGCCAGTCGGCTGAATAACCTTGCCGCCCGAGAGAACCATCGGCTTCGTGAAGGTACCCTCAAGCCAGCCGGTCACGGCCGTCCACTTGCCGTCCGCAGTGCCGAACCGGACCGGGTGCTCCTTGATCCGGTTGTCGGGCGCGAACGTCCACATGTACTTCAGGTCCTCGATGTGCGTCTCAATGCCTTTGGTCTGGTGGCCATCGGGCCAGTGTACTACGACATCTTTCGTGTGGCTCTTGTGGAGGTCCTGCCACTGCTGGCCGGTATAGACGCGAAAGTCTAGGTCATCGAAGTTTGCAAGGTTCTTCGCGAGCGCGGGAGGGACTCCCTTAATCTTTGGGGTGGGCTCGCCAACCCGTGTTCCGGGCCAAAGGTCTTTGTCGGCGGCAGTGGCGAGGCAGGCGCCGACCAGCAACGCGGCGGCAAGGCTCACGCCAAGAGCGAAATTTGCAATACGGGTTCGTTTAGTTGTCATTTTTTTCCTCCTTTCTGTTTGGGGCTGTGCGTTCATGGGTCTCGCCTCCTGATCGATCGATAAGGAGCAAGGCTGCGTTACGTGCAAACCTCCTATCAGCCTTTGTTTCGGACCCGATTATCATGATTGATTTTTCATCCATTTCTCGCCCAACATATAATATCCGATGCTCGTTTTTATTAACTTTCTAATATGATATTCCTTGTTTATAAAAAAGACAAATTAAAAATCTATTAATATCATAGGGTAATTAGAATAACTCATTTGTATGAGAATCGCTTTTAGTCGGTAATATCAGCAAAAGCAACACTCGTTTTTTTGGGGCATTTTGTCCACCGTTGCCAGTTGAACTATTGATCAATGGAAAAGAGCAACATAGTGTGTCTTTTAGGAATTAGTTTGTACCTCAGGCAAAAGCCACACAGTGTGCATTTTGGGAAGAAAGCAGTGCCTCTGGCAAAAACCACGCAGTATTGACTTCATAGCAATTTTCATTTCACGGTACCAACCTTGTACGCACAAATTTGATATGCCCGCGCAGTTCGTAGAATTGGTCTGCAAACGAGGCCGGTACTTTCATTCTGTTCACCGCTTCCTCGATATTGTCGAGCCTTTCTATAAGTGCCTGGTGCTTATCCGATACCAATTGCATTTTAAGATCCTGCTCTATCATCAATAGAGCACGGTACCATCTGGAGATGCGCGACTTGAACCGCCATCTGTATACGGCAGGTATGAGCCGCAATCCGGGTATAAACAGCACGATCATGGGTACGAGCACCACAATGATACGGTTCACAAAACTGGCGATCCAGAACGGCAAATAGCGATATAGAAAACCCTTGCCTGATTTGTAGAAGCTACTCGCATCATTGCTTATGCGGATCTCCTGCTCGATCGGCGCGGGGAATTCGCCCTTGCGCCTGAGAAGTCCGGCGCCGGAGTGCACTTCACGTGCAGCATCGAGCAATAAATCGGAGAGCGCTGGATGCAGGTGTTCCTGAGCAATCAGTTCAACTGTCGGAGCGAGCAGGAAGATATCCTGAGCAGGGGTGCCTTTTCCGAAATCTATTGAACCCTTTGGAAGAATAATTTTATTCAGGTAAGTTATGCGTCTTATATAAGCATCAGCCTGTGTAAAATCGAAGAGCTTAATGCCGGGTGCATGCAAAAGTTGGCGTATAAGCTTTGTTGAGACAGAATCACCCATTAGAAATACTGCATCAACCTTGCTATTCAGAATCGCATCTGCTGCTTTGTCGGAGTCCATCTCAAGCAGCTTTGTAAATCCTCCCGGTTCTATGCTGTTGGCTGCGAGCAATTTGAGCGAGAGAATGTTTGTTCCGCTGCCGACCTCGCCTACTGCTACTTGCTTGCCCATTAACTGCGACAGTAGTTCAATGTTAGATTCGCTCCTGTAAAAAACATAAAGTGGTTCATATGAGATGCTGCCCAGAGAAACAAGCTTGTCGGTTTTTATCCCTGCGTTCACCCCGCCTTGCACGAATCCTATGTCCACCTTTGACGAAGGATCAGCAAGCCTCTTGATATTCTCTACAGAGCCTTCAGATGGAAGTATCCTGAGCGTTACGCCGTTTCGCTGGAGTATTTTGCCATATTTTTCCGCTGTCCTGCTGAACATACTGCCATCAGGCCCGCTGGTTATAGTAATGGTATT belongs to Pseudomonadota bacterium and includes:
- a CDS encoding ester cyclase, which encodes MTTKRTRIANFALGVSLAAALLVGACLATAADKDLWPGTRVGEPTPKIKGVPPALAKNLANFDDLDFRVYTGQQWQDLHKSHTKDVVVHWPDGHQTKGIETHIEDLKYMWTFAPDNRIKEHPVRFGTADGKWTAVTGWLEGTFTKPMVLSGGKVIQPTGKAYRIPMATIGHWNKDGIMFEEYLFWDNGEFMKQIGLAQ
- a CDS encoding ABC transporter substrate-binding protein, which produces MKAMWLRKKTDNSKRAPISVKFQSMFAEVFGLGRAAVISAVISIVVILVLGIFLFFYLAPPNTITITSGPDGSMFSRTAEKYGKILQRNGVTLRILPSEGSVENIKRLADPSSKVDIGFVQGGVNAGIKTDKLVSLGSISYEPLYVFYRSESNIELLSQLMGKQVAVGEVGSGTNILSLKLLAANSIEPGGFTKLLEMDSDKAADAILNSKVDAVFLMGDSVSTKLIRQLLHAPGIKLFDFTQADAYIRRITYLNKIILPKGSIDFGKGTPAQDIFLLAPTVELIAQEHLHPALSDLLLDAAREVHSGAGLLRRKGEFPAPIEQEIRISNDASSFYKSGKGFLYRYLPFWIASFVNRIIVVLVPMIVLFIPGLRLIPAVYRWRFKSRISRWYRALLMIEQDLKMQLVSDKHQALIERLDNIEEAVNRMKVPASFADQFYELRGHIKFVRTRLVP